The Maniola hyperantus chromosome 27, iAphHyp1.2, whole genome shotgun sequence genome has a window encoding:
- the LOC138404344 gene encoding myosin-8-like: MADLKRQNKLPQEGTDCSAEGKSLTDVSSVCPTYSGGGKIRSPKSSGEEEEERRTEKLVLEGGENLEEEKRREKLEELIDPFTRRESLRRTPPGQSKILENKNTESDVSAEAMDADILCDEDSTPNKELRTEEDRRPKKRKKVSSPTIIQPSEIEPSEELKKIKAKVEELAKFTRENKKVHSEVKKFASDLTSLVRQTVTKYKYDMAKFYELQQEFNTYRKSQEHKVSELAEQIEKVKQDYEKRFDELRQERNTMHKKSDTFDKKFDLNQQEIKEYDQLMTKLHVEWTPDSFRNVKVDHGDIFKDIRNNAVYFCEEQTKLQSRTGKRVLNRYPEILDGDTIICEGGSYNILERSVTLLANEGSKTKTNKVIVVFYDPSKQDGRSQHDVYLLCQEIKKIAVKYSMSEISFITPQGIATDVMKKILEVIFHNSEIFIFLRAKKKITPQKGSKHLDRNEEVIIIEGDSDSYAQVLRKLKNGLKGSNALDQIKGVRKSNKGDVLVQVRENALEVSKTIKDIVENKKVKTLTKKTKTTVHIKNIDSVADMEEVRTAILDTKIVQSPEQLEVRSLRPMQNGNQIATVVLESNDADELLEMNKIRIGLCICQAQQRIDVLKCYRCWAHDHIAAKCTGVDRSQKCHICAQDGHKAKNCTNKAFCPLCNIEGHSSGSGSCKRFQQALAKARQNKRRKDSVINR, from the coding sequence ATGGCGGATTTAAAAAGACAGAATAAACTACCCCAGGAGGGTACCGACTGCTCAGCGGAAGGGAAATCCCTCACTGACGTTTCGTCAGTCTGCCCCACGTATTCTGGGGGGGGCAAGATTCGCTCACCAAAATCGTCAGGAGAAGAGGAGGAAGAGAGAAGGACAGAAAAACTGGTGTTAGAGGGGGGAGAAAATTTGGAGGAAGAGAAAAGGAGAGAAAAATTGGAAGAACTTATAGACCCATTTACGAGAAGAGAATCTCTACGGCGAACACCACCAGGTCAATCGAAAATACTGGAAAACAAGAATACTGAAAGTGACGTTTCTGCAGAAGCAATGGATGCTGATATCTTATGCGATGAAGATAGCACACCGAACAAAGAACTGAGGACAGAAGAAGATAGACGTCCAAAAAAACGAAAGAAGGTATCTAGCCCTACTATAATACAGCCGAGCGAGATAGAGCCTTCAGAAGAACTCAAGAAAATTAAAGCAAAAGTGGAAGAACTAGCAAAATTTACTagggaaaacaaaaaagtacacAGCGAGGTCAAAAAGTTTGCATCTGATTTAACTAGTCTAGTCAGACAAACAGTCACTAAGTATAAATACGATATGGCTAAATTTTACGAATTACAACAAGAATTCAATACGTATAGGAAATCTCAAGAACATAAAGTTTCGGAACTAGCAGAACAGATAGAAAAAGTCAAACAAGACTATGAAAAAAGATTTGATGAACTAAGGCAGGAGAGAAACACTATGCATAAAAAAAGCGATACTTTTGACAAGAAATTTGATCTAAATCAGCAAGAAATCAAGGAATACGATCAACTTATGACAAAACTACACGTAGAATGGACCCCAGATAGCTTTAGAAATGTGAAAGTAGACCATGGAgatatatttaaagatataCGTAACAATGCTGTATACTTTTGTGAAGAACAGACAAAGTTGCAATCAAGAACAGGAAAAAGAGTACTCAATAGATACCCAGAAATACTAGATGGAGATACAATAATTTGTGAAGGTGGCAGCTACAATATATTAGAACGGTCGGTAACCTTACTGGCTAACGAGGGTAGCAAGACAAAGACTAATAAAGTCATTGTCGTGTTTTATGATCCGTCCAAGCAAGATGGAAGAAGTCAACACGACGTCTATTTGCTATGCCAAGAAATTAAGAAAATAGCAGTTAAATATAGTATGAGTGAAATATCCTTTATTACACCACAAGGCATAGCAACGGATGTAATGAAGAAGATTCTTGAAGTTATATTTCATAATAGTGAGATTTTCATATTTCTGCGAGCAAAGAAGAAAATAACACCACAAAAGGGAAGTAAGCATTTAGATAGGAATGAAgaagtaataattattgaagGTGATTCGGACTCATATGCACAAgtattaagaaaattaaaaaatggctTAAAAGGAAGCAATGCCTTAGATCAAATAAAAGGAGTCAGGAAATCAAATAAAGGTGATGTTTTAGTACAGGTTAGGGAAAATGctttagaggtgtcaaaaaccATTAAAGACATAGTAGAGAACAAAAAAGTGAAGACGCTTACGAAAAAGACGAAAACTACTGTACACATTAAAAACATTGACAGTGTCGCGGACATGGAGGAAGTCAGGACAGCTATATTAGATACAAAAATAGTACAATCGCCAGAACAACTAGAAGTCAGATCCTTAAGACCCATGCAAAATGGAAATCAGATTGCCACAGTAGTGCTAGAAAGCAATGACGCGGATGAACTGCTAGAAATGAACAAAATTAGGATAGGTCTATGCATATGCCAAGCGCAACAGAGAATAGACGTACTTAAATGTTACCGATGCTGGGCACATGATCACATAGCAGCGAAATGCACCGGAGTGGACAGAAGTCAAAAATGCCATATTTGCGCTCAAGATGGTCATAAAGCCAAAAATTGTACGAATAAAGCTTTCTGTCCGCTTTGCAATATAGAAGGTCACTCATCAGGTAGTGGGAGCTGCAAGCGTTTCCAGCAGGCTCTGGCTAAAGCCAGACAGAACAAAAGACGAAAAGACTCTGTAATAAATAGATAA